Proteins from a genomic interval of Rosa chinensis cultivar Old Blush chromosome 2, RchiOBHm-V2, whole genome shotgun sequence:
- the LOC112189177 gene encoding protein trichome birefringence-like 43 — protein MAYFFISTAFMVVTLLHYHVHGDHQQKHSDRETKEAGTEGCDMFQGRWVSDESYPLYNSSQCSFVEREFTCIQNGRPDEFYLKFRWQPTGCNLTRFNGGDFLKRYRGKSFMFVGDSLSLNQWQSLTCMLHTAVPDADYTLARAGDLSTFTFPEYNVKVMFSRNAFLVDTIATPAGRVLKLDSIESGKLWKGIDFLIFNTWHWWLHTGRKQPWDLIQEGNSTYKDMDRLVAYEKGLKTWAKWVDTNVDQTKTRVFFQGVSPDHNNASDWKDPTAKTCEGQMQPVAGSQYPAGPHPAEQVVERVLRSMSFRVYLLNVTTLSQLRKDGHPSVYGHGGHKDMDCSHWCLAGVPDTWNELLYAALIQS, from the exons atggCTTATTTTTTCATAAGCACTGCTTTTATGGTGGTCACTCTTCTGCACTACCATGTACATGGAGATCATCAGCAGAAGCATTCTGACAGAGAAACTAAAGAAGCAGGAACTGAAGGATGTGATATGTTCCAAGGGAGGTGGGTTTCCGATGAGTCATATCCGCTCTACAATTCATCACAATGCTCCTTCGTAGAGAGAGAGTTCACTTGCATACAAAACGGGCGTCCGGACGAATTTTATCTCAAATTCCGGTGGCAGCCCACTGGTTGCAACTTAACAAG GTTCAACGGGGGAGATTTCTTGAAAAGATATAGAGGGAAGAGCTTCATGTTTGTTGGGGACTCGTTGAGTTTGAATCAATGGCAGTCACTCACTTGCATGCTTCATACAGCTGTTCCAGATGCCGACTATACACTTGCTAGGGCTGGAGACCTATCCACATTCACCTTCCCA GAATACAATGTTAAGGTGATGTTCTCTCGGAATGCATTTCTGGTCGATACAATAGCAACACCTGCTGGCCGAGTTCTTAAGCTCGACTCTATTGAAAGTGGGAAACTTTGGAAGGGAATTGACTTCTTGATCTTCAACACATGGCACTGGTGGCTGCACACTGGAAGGAAGCAACC TTGGGATCTTATTCAAGAAGGAAACAGTACTTATAAAGACATGGACCGGTTGGTTGCGTATGAGAAAGGGCTCAAAACATGGGCTAAATGGGTAGACACCAATGTGGACCAAACAAAAACCAGAGTCTTCTTCCAAGGAGTTTCCCCCGATCACAATAA TGCAAGTGATTGGAAGGATCCTACTGCAAAAActtgtgagggacaaatgcaacCAGTGGCCGGGTCTCAGTATCCAGCAGGACCACATCCAGCAGAGCAAGTAGTAGAAAGAGTATTGCGTTCCATGTCATTTCGAGTTTATTTGCTAAACGTGACGACCCTTTCACAACTAAGAAAAGATGGGCATCCATCTGTGTACGGCCATGGTGGTCACAAGGACATGGATTGCAGCCATTGGTGTCTTGCTGGAGTTCCGGATACATGGAATGAACTCCTATATGCTGCTCTTATACAAAGCTAG